The Setaria viridis chromosome 6, Setaria_viridis_v4.0, whole genome shotgun sequence genome contains a region encoding:
- the LOC117860484 gene encoding nuclear transport factor 2 yields MAMDPDAVAKAFVEHYYRTFDTNRAALVGLYQDTSMLTFEGQKFQGPAAIAGKLGSLPFQHCEHQIVTVDCQPSGPQGGMLVFVSGSIRTGPEEHPIKFSQAFHLLPAGGSFYVQNDMFRLNYG; encoded by the exons atgGCGATGGACCCGGACGCGGTGGCCAAGGCCTTCGTGGAGCACTACTACCGGACGTTCGACACCAACCGCGCCGCGCTGGTGGGGCTGTACCAGGACACCTCCATGCTCACCTTCGAGGGCCAGAAGTTCCAGGGCCCGGCCGCCATCGCCGGCAAGCTCGGCTCGCTCCCCTTCCAGCATTGCGAGCACCAGATCGTCACCGTCGACTGCCAGCCGTCGGGACCCCAGGGAGGCATGCTCGTCTTCGTCTCCGGCTCTATCCGCACCGGCCCCGAGGAGCACCCCATCAAGTTCTCCCAG GCGTTCCATTTGCTGCCGGCTGGAGGTAGCTTCTACGTGCAGAATGACATGTTCCGCCTGAACTATGGTTAA
- the LOC117861969 gene encoding plant-specific TFIIB-related protein PTF2 — translation MGSTCLSCGERAVIPDPDSGVLVCTSCGVIHDGGSSEFVHQATFTDSGGLDLRVSSLVRNSSDSAYRDQKLAGASAAITSIATRLGLSFTRAEEALRMAKSATGGELATPGSAFLPALGAACALLVARSHRLPLSLAEAAEAAFCSAPALADLVSRVAAQLSLPPLPCFDYAAALDRAVHLSPSLTAAAGEKTEAILSQARFLLRCASKWSLTTGRYPLPLIAALVAFSAEVNGVTSLSVEDIAQDISAGIRTTLRRYKELVDALVHVARQLLPWGADVNAKNLLLNAQVLLRLMEMRSQSDPSEEFLESFAPNIAGIVQAYSSVDEDESKYLQIAPVGADEFDFDNFVPEEKEFEDQKITEKGLSDAYQNVLERLAQLKKHGKVSKGADRRKRWKGGLELEPWIDSVDDGWKKDMLLEDVVDIDIGYDAPPPSFTAGMELKKQRRARIEAAKLRIDAIRKAPAAPAASANHSQPGVRNGDACPPQKSARKKRGGKKMDDIDRIILGDDLVEMPDSPDGRKKRRKRSSCDGIDWEDCIIELLLLHGANEAEIEQGQYRRLLELHVFSAVSGGKLKNGDAASQVFSI, via the coding sequence ATGGGCTCCACGTGCCTGTCGTGCGGCGAGCGCGCGGTGATCCCGGACCCGGACTCGGGCGTGCTCGTCTGCACCTCCTGCGGCGTCATCCACGACGGCGGCTCGTCGGAGTTCGTCCACCAGGCCACCTTCACCGACTCGGGCGGCCTCGACCTCCGCGTCTCCTCCCTCGTCCGCAACAGCTCCGACTCCGCCTACCGCGACCAGAagctcgccggcgcctccgccgccatcacCTCCATCGCCACCCGCCTCGGCCTCTCGTTCACGCGCGCCGAGGAGGCGCTCCGCATGGCCAAGTCCGCCACGGGCGGCGAGCTCGCCACCCCGGGCTCCGCCTTCCTCCCCGCCCTCGGCGCCGCCTGCGCCCTGCTCGTCGCGCGGTCCCACCGCCTCCCGCTCTCCCTCGCCGAGGCGGCCGAGGCCGCCTTCTGCTCCGCGCCCGCCCTCGCCGATCTGGTCTCCCGCGTCGCTGCCCAGCTATCCCTCCCCCCGCTCCCGTGCTTCGACTACGCCGCCGCGCTCGATCGCGCCGTGCACCTGTCGCCCTcgctcaccgccgccgcgggcgagaAGACGGAGGCGATCCTCTCGCAGGCCCGGTTCCTCCTCCGCTGCGCCTCCAAGTGGTCGCTCACCACCGGGCGGTACCCACTCCCCCTCATCGCGGCGCTGGTGGCTTTCTCCGCTGAGGTGAACGGGGTCACCTCGCTCTCCGTGGAGGACATTGCTCAGGACATCTCGGCCGGAATCAGAACCACTCTCCGTCGATACAAGGAGCTCGTTGATGCGCTCGTGCATGTCGCACGGCAGCTGCTTCCATGGGGCGCCGACGTCAATGCGAAGAACCTGCTCCTCAACGCGCAGGTCCTGCTCCGGCTCATGGAGATGAGGTCACAGTCAGATCCGTCTGAAGagtttcttgagagcttcgctCCGAACATCGCTGGCATTGTGCAGGCATACTCTTCTGTTGATGAAGATGAGTCCAAATACCTTCAGATTGCTCCCGTGGGTGCCGATGAATTTGATTTCGATAATTTTGTGCCAGAGGAGAAAGAATTTGAGGATCAGAAGATAACAGAGAAGGGTCTATCAGATGCTTACCAGAATGTCTTAGAGAGGCTTGCCCAGCTAAAGAAACATGGGAAGGTCAGTAAAGGTGCTGACAGGAGGAAGCGGTGGAAAGGAGGACTGGAGCTGGAGCCATGGATAGACTCTGTGGATGATGGTTGGAAAAAGGACATGCTGCTTGAGGACGTGGTGGATATTGATATTGGATATGATGCACCTCCACCATCGTTTACTGCTGGTATGGAGTTGAAGAAGCAAAGGAGAGCCCGTATTGAAGCTGCTAAGCTGCGAATTGATGCAATTAGGAAGGCCCCTGCTGCTCCAGCTGCAAGCGCAAATCATTCACAGCCTGGTGTAAGAAATGGAGATGCCTGTCCTCCACAAAAATCGGCCAGGAAGAAACGTGGGGGAAAGAAGATGGACGACATAGATCGAATCATACTCGGTGACGATTTGGTAGAGATGCCAGATAGTCCAGATGGCAGGAAGAAGAGACGAAAAAGAAGTTCCTGCGACGGTATTGATTGGGAAGATTGCATTATTGAGCTCCTGCTACTACATGGTGCAAATGAAGCAGAGATAGAACAAGGCCAGTACAGAAGATTGTTGGAGTTGCATGTATTCAGTGCAGTAAGTGGAGGAAAATTGAAAAATGGTGATGCAGCGTCTCAAGTCTTTAGTATATGA
- the LOC117861173 gene encoding protein NUCLEAR FUSION DEFECTIVE 4: MVEVGSRVRGFLRNRWLVFVAAMWMQSCAGVGYLFGSLSPVIKSSLGYNQRQVAGLGVAKDLGDSVGFLAGTLCAVLPLWAALLVGAAQNLVGYGWVWLAVTRRAPTPPLWAMCILIFIGNNGETYFNTAALVSCVQNFPKNRGPIVGILKGFAGLSGAILTQIYAMINSPDDAALIFMVAVGPTMVVIGLVFIVRPVGGHRQVRPSDGTSFTFVYSICLLLAAYLMGVMLLEDLVDLSQSMTVLLTIILIMFLLVPIVIPVLLSFFSDDDETLYALLLPSPRKEEASASTSSEEQEEVILSEVEDEKPKDVDLLPASERQKRIAELQARLVQAAAVGAVRVKRRRGPRRGEDFTLMQALIKADFWLLFFSLLLGSGSGLTVIDNLGQMSQSLGYEETHIFVSMISIWNFLGRIGGGYFSEIIVKDYAYPRAIALAIAQVLMAIGHFNFAMAWPGTMYIGTLLVGIGYGAHWAIVPAAASELFGVKNFGALYNFLTVANPAGSLVFSGIIASGIYDAEAAKQAQQRHNSTLLTMPARVVTMISEAAPALKCEGAICFFLSSLIMSGFCIIAVVLSLILVYRTKIVYTNLYGKPRT, translated from the exons ATGGTGGAGGTGGGGAGCCGGGTGCGGGGGTTCCTGCGGAACCGGTGGCTGGTCTTCGTGGCGGCGATGTGGATGCAGTCCTGCGCCGGGGTGGGGTACCTCTTCGGCAGCCTCTCGCCGGTGATCAAGAGCTCGCTGGGCTACAACCAGCGCCAGGTCGCCGGGCTCGGCGTCGCCAAGGACCTCGGCGACAGCGTCGGCTTCCTCGCTGGCACGCTCTGCGCCGTGCTCCCGCTCTGggccgcgctcctcgtcggcgccgcgcAGAACCTCGTCGGCTACGGCTGGGTCTGGCTCGCCGTCACGCGCCGGGCACCCACGCCCCCGCTCTGGGCG ATGTGCATTCTAATCTTCATTGGTAACAATGGTGAGACATACTTCAACACTGCTGCACTCGTCTCATGTGTTCAGAACTTCCCCAAGAACCGTGGACCAATTGTTGGTATCCTCAAGGGATTCGCTGGATTAAGTGGTGCAATTCTTACACAGATTTATGCAATGATAAACTCGCCTGATGATGCTGCACTGATCTTCATGGTTGCCGTTGGCCCAACAATGGTAGTTATAGGTTTAGTGTTCATTGTAAGACCAGTTGGAGGCCACAGACAAGTGCGTCCTTCTGATGGCACAAGTTTCACATTTGTATACAGCATCTGCTTGCTCTTGGCCGCTTATCTGATGGGCGTCATGCTACTGGAAGACCTTGTCGACTTAAGCCAGTCAATGACTGTCCTGTTGACCATCATTCTAATCATGTTTTTATTAGTTCCAATAGTCATCCCAGTGCTACTCAGCTTCTTTTCAGATGACGATGAGACTTTGTATGCACTATTATTGCCATCACCTCGGAAAGAAGAAGCAAGTGCATCAACATCTTCTGAGGAGCAAGAGGAGGTTATACTCAGTGAGGTGGAGGATGAAAAGCCAAAGGACGTTGATCTTCTTCCAGCCTCAGAGAGGCAAAAAAGGATTGCGGAGTTGCAGGCAAGGCTAGTTCAGGCAGCTGCTGTTGGTGCTGTGAGGGTTAAGAGGAGGAGAGGTCCACGACGAGGTGAAGATTTTACACTGATGCAAGCGCTCATCAAGGCAGATTTTTGGCTTCTATTTTTCTCCCTATTGTTGGGCTCTGGGTCCGGTCTCACTGTGATTGATAATCTTGGGCAAATGAGCCAGTCATTGGGTTATGAGGAAACCCACATTTTTGTGTCGATGATTAGCATTTGGAACTTCCTTGGGCGCATTGGTGGTGGTTACTTCTCAGAGATTATTGTCAA AGATTATGCATATCCAAGGGCAATTGCATTAGCTATAGCTCAAGTTTTGATGGCAATTGGGCACTTCAACTTTGCAATGGCTTGGCCTGGGACAATGTACATTGGCACACTGCTCGTCGGAATTGGCTATGGCGCTCACTGGGCCATTGTGCCAGCTGCTGCCTCTGAACTGTTTGGGGTGAAAAATTTTGGAGCACTGTACAATTTCCTCACAGTTGCAAATCCAGCAGGTTCTCTGGTATTCTCAGGGATTATTGCCAGTGGCATCTATGACGCGGAAGCTGCAAAGCAGGCTCAGCAGCGCCACAACTCCACATTGTTGACAATGCCTGCAAGAGTGGTTACCATGATATCTGAAGCTGCTCCAGCACTGAAGTGCGAGGGTGCCATCTGTTTCTTCCTCTCGTCCCTGATCATGTCCGGGTTCTGCATCATTGCTGTTGTCTTGAGCTTGATCCTGGTTTATAGGACGAAAATTGTGTACACGAATCTATACGGGAAACCACGCACTTGA